Proteins from a single region of Runella sp. SP2:
- a CDS encoding phosphoribosylanthranilate isomerase — protein MRQIPRVKICCISSVAEARLAVAYGASALGLVGKMPSGPGVITDDLIAEIAQQVPPPISTFLLTSETSAASIIEHHQKVNTTTIQIVDALAEGTYRQIRAQLPAVKLVQVIHVIDERTVEEAIEVAQHVDALLLDSGNPNLQVKELGGTGRVHNWALSRKIRESISIPLFLAGGIRAENVREAIETVEPFGLDLCSSVRSNGQLDEQKLSTFFEAVFASK, from the coding sequence ATGAGACAGATACCACGCGTAAAAATTTGTTGTATCAGTAGCGTGGCCGAAGCGCGTCTTGCGGTTGCGTACGGAGCGTCTGCGTTAGGATTGGTGGGGAAAATGCCTAGCGGGCCTGGCGTGATTACGGATGACCTTATTGCCGAAATTGCTCAGCAAGTGCCACCCCCAATTTCAACTTTCCTACTAACGAGTGAGACGTCGGCTGCTTCCATTATTGAACACCACCAAAAAGTGAATACAACGACGATTCAGATTGTTGATGCCTTAGCAGAAGGAACGTACCGACAAATTCGGGCGCAATTGCCAGCGGTCAAACTCGTGCAAGTTATTCACGTGATTGACGAACGAACTGTCGAGGAAGCCATTGAAGTTGCCCAACACGTTGATGCTTTGTTGTTGGACAGCGGCAATCCTAACCTTCAAGTAAAAGAACTTGGGGGAACTGGGCGGGTACACAATTGGGCGCTAAGTCGGAAAATTCGCGAAAGTATTTCAATTCCTTTGTTTCTTGCAGGGGGGATTCGGGCGGAAAATGTGCGTGAAGCGATTGAAACCGTTGAACCGTTTGGCTTGGATTTGTGCAGTAGTGTTCGTTCCAACGGTCAATTAGATGAACAAAAGTTGTCCACCTTCTTTGAAGCTGTGTTTGCGTCTAAATAG
- a CDS encoding DUF1080 domain-containing protein, whose amino-acid sequence MNFKFSKPVVIAALSAFISYQSAAQVGVGVKAPKKAEVYFDGSRQMLDEKWTYWDGPRLAATLPIKWFIVNDPVDKGTALNTNDPAAAGGKYGSADIVTKEKFRDFRLHIEFLIQKPGGNSGVYLQNRYEIQVLDGDTTSHGMAAVINETPSPYYAYNGVGKWNAYDIVFRAARFKDGKLVEKALVTMYFNGKKVHKNQHINQVWGGPNSGIDGGNDGGKGITDTPGGLKLQAEGHDVLYRNIWIQKMDISKSSTDF is encoded by the coding sequence ATGAATTTTAAATTTTCTAAACCTGTCGTCATCGCAGCATTGTCTGCTTTTATTTCTTACCAATCGGCTGCCCAAGTAGGTGTTGGCGTTAAAGCTCCCAAAAAAGCAGAGGTTTATTTTGATGGTTCTCGCCAAATGTTGGATGAGAAATGGACGTATTGGGATGGCCCACGCCTAGCTGCCACCCTGCCCATCAAATGGTTTATCGTGAATGACCCTGTGGACAAAGGAACGGCCTTAAACACCAATGACCCCGCAGCAGCTGGCGGGAAGTATGGTTCGGCCGACATTGTAACGAAGGAGAAATTCCGCGATTTTCGTTTGCACATTGAGTTTTTGATTCAAAAACCTGGGGGAAATAGCGGGGTGTATCTTCAAAATCGCTATGAAATTCAGGTGCTTGACGGTGACACTACTTCGCACGGAATGGCAGCGGTCATCAACGAAACGCCTTCCCCTTATTATGCCTACAATGGCGTTGGAAAATGGAATGCATACGATATTGTGTTTAGAGCGGCTCGTTTCAAAGACGGAAAACTCGTTGAAAAAGCCCTTGTAACAATGTATTTCAACGGCAAGAAAGTACATAAAAATCAACACATTAACCAAGTGTGGGGCGGGCCTAACTCAGGAATTGACGGAGGGAACGACGGCGGAAAAGGCATTACCGATACGCCTGGTGGCCTCAAACTACAAGCCGAAGGCCACGACGTGCTATATCGAAATATTTGGATTCAAAAAATGGACATCAGCAAGTCATCCACCGACTTCTAA
- a CDS encoding 3-coathanger stack domain-containing protein, with amino-acid sequence MKKYWVPKIAIWIVILLTLYNTTVITAQLPLLSDSVRHESVTIPARIFAAEQPLSMDKTLGTGVPALPPAKVRIGYVVPSNRTPQPHYKENLQFAVEMAQMWYRNNMLQNGFGSKTFIYETEEESPRPKIHLVNVPETDDYLWGGSGNVLFERTKVAAKNVGLTVDFEGELWILIPETHVQNPDGSFYGGLALGGGGGSGKNSGLMQLGSTVIQLFNPQRLLDNTPYAGQTVPEWGPYSLVQNTSFMWFEGETFSSVASSYLGALCHEMGHAFGLSHDARHDNNAFGGLMYNGLRGIRGSFFPTLYPKEYTRLEYGSSVQLNESHYFNRIKTVNSAPSLTLLTSNILSPVDGLLYISFNAADADSISYAQLFDYQGNVIDELVFEKSTSNPTSVMATFKTPYFTAGQNNNFYISMCDRQGNRKVSSVFTLNVTGGNQAPKPFLKLLYPTAANTGSFTRFDATTTTDPDGDSFTVEFDVNNDGVFDTTPLNAHYFDYQIPQSGPYMSRIRVTDVHGASAISSPISGNNGNTCGVDAPTISGIPEVCPGASVTLTAYGCYGTYLWTTGETSASILVTPNATTIYSVTCTYGCNSLTSAPFTVAIIPDTVSLTSTNISGIERTAGTLISTQNIPNQTNGLYIANNSVTLLPGFQAQRGSTFTALLKGCSEPIAHIDNMYAGGGVAQTISVLNNDQNPDGTAVTNLTQISLPILVTTPTKGTVTVNPNGSLSYFSNEKSGTDRFVYSICNRSNPSSCSEAQVTVNLQPYFSPLSNSSFEDSVSFVSSTLTMPWLKAGWNIGQGVFSWLKGQGRNGSNCIKIYSGPAYGSVQSNDLQVYQTIRLIPYTNYILKGWIKTQDITTQTNSNGVGANLSVVTSTSNPSFPPRSKDLKGTNDWTLIQLPFNSGDGYLKITCRLGFTAGDCEGSAYFDDLTLEMLK; translated from the coding sequence ATGAAAAAGTATTGGGTGCCTAAAATAGCCATTTGGATTGTAATTCTGCTTACTCTATACAATACAACTGTAATCACGGCTCAACTCCCCTTGCTGAGTGATTCAGTAAGGCACGAATCGGTTACAATTCCCGCCAGAATCTTTGCGGCTGAACAGCCGTTGTCGATGGATAAAACTCTCGGGACTGGCGTACCAGCTTTGCCTCCTGCAAAAGTTAGAATAGGGTATGTCGTTCCCTCCAACCGCACTCCTCAACCCCACTATAAGGAAAATCTTCAATTCGCGGTTGAAATGGCGCAAATGTGGTACCGTAACAACATGCTCCAAAATGGTTTCGGGTCAAAAACGTTTATTTATGAAACCGAAGAAGAATCTCCAAGGCCCAAAATTCACTTAGTCAATGTCCCAGAAACTGATGATTACTTGTGGGGAGGAAGTGGCAATGTGCTTTTTGAACGAACAAAGGTCGCCGCCAAAAATGTAGGATTAACCGTAGATTTTGAGGGAGAGTTATGGATATTGATTCCCGAAACGCACGTACAAAATCCAGATGGCAGTTTTTATGGCGGTTTGGCTTTGGGAGGAGGAGGAGGAAGTGGAAAAAATTCGGGGTTAATGCAGTTAGGCAGCACCGTTATACAATTATTTAACCCTCAACGACTACTGGATAACACCCCTTATGCTGGTCAGACGGTACCCGAATGGGGGCCTTATTCCTTGGTGCAAAATACCTCTTTTATGTGGTTTGAAGGAGAAACCTTCAGCTCAGTAGCATCGTCCTATTTAGGAGCCTTGTGCCACGAAATGGGACATGCTTTCGGGCTCAGTCACGATGCTCGCCACGACAATAATGCCTTTGGAGGATTAATGTATAACGGATTAAGGGGAATACGTGGGAGTTTTTTTCCAACACTTTACCCTAAAGAATACACTAGATTGGAATATGGTTCATCGGTTCAACTGAACGAAAGCCATTATTTCAACCGAATCAAAACCGTAAATTCTGCCCCAAGCCTCACTTTGCTAACTTCCAATATCCTCTCTCCTGTGGATGGGCTACTCTATATAAGTTTTAATGCAGCTGATGCTGACAGTATTTCTTACGCACAACTATTCGACTACCAAGGAAATGTTATTGATGAATTGGTATTTGAGAAATCCACCTCGAATCCTACTTCGGTAATGGCCACGTTTAAAACCCCATATTTTACGGCAGGGCAAAACAATAATTTTTATATTTCAATGTGTGATCGGCAAGGAAATCGGAAGGTTTCTTCTGTCTTTACCCTCAATGTAACTGGGGGGAATCAGGCGCCTAAGCCCTTTTTAAAACTTCTGTACCCAACAGCTGCAAACACGGGGTCATTTACTCGATTTGACGCAACAACAACCACAGACCCCGACGGCGACTCCTTCACAGTTGAATTTGACGTCAACAATGATGGTGTTTTTGATACAACTCCTCTTAACGCTCACTATTTCGACTATCAAATCCCTCAATCAGGGCCTTACATGTCGCGCATTCGGGTGACAGATGTTCATGGAGCTTCTGCCATTTCAAGTCCGATTAGCGGAAATAATGGAAATACCTGCGGCGTAGATGCACCTACAATCAGCGGCATCCCTGAGGTTTGCCCAGGCGCGTCGGTCACATTAACTGCGTATGGTTGTTATGGCACCTACTTATGGACTACGGGTGAAACTAGCGCTTCCATTTTGGTCACACCAAATGCTACCACTATTTACTCCGTCACCTGCACGTATGGCTGTAACAGTCTGACAAGTGCGCCTTTTACAGTGGCGATAATTCCCGATACTGTTTCACTTACAAGTACGAACATATCAGGGATTGAGCGGACAGCTGGTACGCTTATCTCCACGCAAAATATACCTAATCAAACAAATGGATTATACATAGCCAATAATAGCGTTACGTTGTTGCCAGGCTTTCAGGCACAAAGAGGAAGTACGTTTACAGCCCTCTTAAAAGGGTGCAGTGAGCCAATCGCCCACATTGACAATATGTATGCGGGTGGCGGGGTAGCTCAAACTATTTCCGTTTTGAATAATGATCAAAATCCCGATGGTACGGCAGTAACGAATCTAACTCAAATCTCCTTACCAATCCTTGTAACCACACCTACCAAAGGAACAGTAACGGTCAATCCGAATGGCAGCCTCAGTTACTTTTCCAACGAAAAAAGCGGAACCGATCGCTTTGTTTATTCCATTTGCAACCGAAGCAATCCCTCCTCCTGCTCAGAAGCGCAAGTTACGGTCAATTTGCAACCCTACTTTTCTCCACTTTCCAATAGCAGCTTTGAAGACTCCGTAAGCTTTGTGAGTAGTACTTTAACCATGCCTTGGTTAAAAGCAGGCTGGAACATTGGCCAAGGCGTATTCTCATGGCTCAAAGGGCAAGGGAGAAATGGCTCAAATTGCATCAAAATATATTCAGGTCCCGCCTATGGGTCAGTACAAAGCAACGACCTACAAGTGTATCAAACCATTCGGTTGATACCCTATACTAATTATATTTTGAAGGGTTGGATCAAAACTCAGGACATCACTACGCAAACCAATTCAAATGGCGTGGGAGCTAATTTGAGTGTGGTTACTAGCACGAGTAACCCTAGTTTTCCCCCTCGCAGTAAAGATTTAAAAGGCACCAACGACTGGACATTGATACAGCTTCCTTTCAACTCAGGTGATGGATACCTAAAAATCACTTGTCGTTTGGGTTTTACTGCTGGAGATTGCGAAGGAAGCGCTTATTTTGACGATTTAACGTTAGAAATGTTAAAATAA
- a CDS encoding LptF/LptG family permease: MKKIDKLVLRSFLGPFALTLCIVVFIFLMRLISQYLNELVGKDIDLLNYVKLIVFFSLITIPIALPLAVLLSSLMTFGNLGEFFELTAIKSAGISTWRAMRSVMVMVIAITLFSFWYNNKVAPWANLKGYSLLYDIKTAKATLNIKEGIFYNDLPGHNIKVDKKFPAPNERSLKGLVVYRHNVNDYNAGNREVILADSGLMYTINDKSYLVFELFNGTQYSEAAQTANSFSSPSSGGQFTRSHFGHYKMVVSLESFGLKRTDENQFQYHEYMKDAKELRKVADSLKKEYRKSRDGLLPQSKQYFSYAFRAETMAKNTTPKFGKWVDSLLKKKAIVIPGEKEQVLATALSQAQNIRSYAESNKTYITEKGKAWYRYDLEMHHKYTQAVSCFIMFLLGAPLGAIIKKGGFGIPVLVSVLLFILSYVLTLQGDKWAKDGLVWVPVGAWFSNTILFFVGMYFADRALKDSRLFDKDIYIIWVERMKKKWQNRKSSANKVAVEA, translated from the coding sequence ATGAAAAAGATTGATAAGCTAGTTTTACGGTCATTTCTAGGGCCGTTTGCGTTGACGTTGTGCATTGTGGTCTTCATTTTTTTGATGCGCCTCATTTCCCAATACCTCAATGAACTCGTCGGCAAAGACATTGATTTGTTAAACTATGTTAAACTCATCGTCTTTTTTAGCCTCATAACCATCCCTATCGCGCTCCCTCTGGCAGTACTCCTTTCTTCGCTCATGACTTTCGGAAACTTGGGTGAATTTTTTGAGCTAACAGCCATTAAAAGTGCGGGCATTTCTACTTGGCGTGCCATGCGCTCAGTCATGGTCATGGTAATTGCCATCACTCTTTTCTCATTTTGGTATAACAATAAGGTAGCACCTTGGGCCAATTTGAAAGGGTACAGTCTGCTCTATGATATTAAAACAGCCAAAGCTACCCTTAATATTAAAGAAGGTATTTTCTACAATGACCTTCCAGGACATAACATTAAGGTGGACAAAAAATTCCCCGCGCCCAACGAACGAAGTCTCAAAGGATTGGTCGTGTATCGCCACAATGTCAATGATTACAATGCAGGAAACCGTGAAGTGATTTTAGCCGATTCGGGCTTGATGTACACCATCAACGATAAAAGCTATTTGGTGTTTGAGCTTTTCAACGGCACCCAATACTCGGAGGCAGCCCAAACCGCCAACTCTTTTTCTTCTCCAAGCAGTGGCGGGCAATTTACTCGTTCGCACTTTGGGCATTATAAAATGGTGGTAAGCTTGGAATCTTTTGGCCTCAAACGTACCGACGAGAACCAATTTCAGTACCACGAGTACATGAAAGATGCCAAAGAACTGCGCAAAGTAGCAGATTCGCTCAAAAAAGAATACCGCAAAAGCAGGGATGGCCTCCTTCCTCAGTCAAAACAATATTTTAGCTATGCTTTCCGTGCCGAAACCATGGCTAAAAATACCACGCCAAAATTTGGCAAATGGGTGGACTCTTTGTTAAAGAAAAAGGCCATTGTCATTCCTGGAGAAAAAGAACAAGTCCTAGCAACCGCTTTGAGTCAAGCCCAAAATATTCGCTCTTACGCCGAAAGTAATAAAACTTACATCACCGAAAAAGGGAAAGCATGGTACCGCTATGACCTAGAAATGCACCACAAATACACCCAAGCGGTGTCGTGTTTCATCATGTTTTTGCTCGGTGCTCCACTTGGCGCTATTATCAAAAAAGGGGGCTTTGGTATTCCCGTTTTAGTGTCGGTTTTGTTGTTTATTTTATCCTATGTACTTACCCTTCAAGGCGACAAATGGGCCAAAGATGGCCTGGTTTGGGTACCCGTCGGGGCTTGGTTTTCAAACACTATTCTGTTTTTTGTAGGTATGTACTTTGCCGACCGCGCCCTCAAAGATTCCCGATTGTTTGATAAAGACATTTATATCATTTGGGTAGAACGGATGAAAAAGAAGTGGCAAAATCGGAAATCATCCGCCAATAAGGTGGCTGTTGAAGCCTAA
- a CDS encoding START-like domain-containing protein: MQKFKYSNEYELRASPKMLFPYLSTASGLSEWFCEKVNVKPNHSFDFIWDKESHIAEQTSLRLNKSAKFEFLNTSDNNRDNNYIEFKVEVSDLTGSTYLRITDYSTNTDSEELKDLWDGLIDSLKEIVGS, translated from the coding sequence ATGCAAAAATTCAAATACTCAAACGAATACGAGCTCCGCGCCTCGCCTAAAATGTTGTTCCCGTACTTGAGTACAGCATCGGGACTTTCTGAATGGTTTTGTGAAAAAGTAAATGTAAAACCTAACCATAGCTTCGATTTTATCTGGGATAAAGAAAGCCACATTGCCGAACAAACCTCGCTTCGGCTCAATAAAAGTGCCAAATTTGAGTTCTTAAACACCAGCGATAATAACCGCGATAACAATTATATCGAATTTAAGGTAGAGGTAAGCGATTTGACGGGTTCGACCTATTTGCGCATTACCGACTACTCTACAAACACCGACAGCGAAGAACTAAAAGACCTTTGGGATGGTTTAATCGATAGTCTCAAAGAAATTGTAGGAAGCTAG
- a CDS encoding YdcF family protein, with translation MIPETTLALAQQLWDYHHVNQNLQKSDCILVLGSHDLRVAERGAELYLQGWAPLLIMSGGLGRLTQEMWSEPEADKFAKIALEMGVPEEALLIENKSTNTGENILFTQQLLQKENLAPERFIVVQKPYMERRSFATFKKHWPEKELIVTSPQLSMQAYPTAEITLEEVIHIMVGDLQRIKVYPEKGFQIEQEISKEVWEAFEKLVSLGFNSHLIGG, from the coding sequence ATGATTCCAGAAACAACCTTAGCACTTGCCCAGCAACTTTGGGATTATCACCATGTTAATCAGAATCTACAAAAATCAGACTGTATTTTGGTATTAGGAAGTCACGATTTGCGCGTGGCTGAGCGGGGGGCTGAATTGTATTTGCAAGGATGGGCACCTTTACTTATCATGTCAGGTGGGCTTGGAAGGCTTACCCAAGAAATGTGGTCGGAGCCAGAAGCCGATAAGTTTGCAAAAATTGCCCTCGAAATGGGTGTTCCCGAGGAAGCGCTTTTGATTGAAAACAAGTCAACCAACACGGGAGAAAACATTTTATTTACCCAGCAATTATTACAAAAAGAAAACCTTGCCCCAGAGCGGTTTATTGTCGTACAAAAACCTTACATGGAGCGGCGAAGTTTTGCCACTTTTAAGAAACATTGGCCAGAAAAAGAGTTGATTGTTACCTCACCTCAACTTTCGATGCAAGCATACCCCACTGCCGAAATTACGTTGGAAGAAGTGATACATATCATGGTAGGAGATCTTCAACGCATCAAAGTTTACCCAGAAAAAGGGTTTCAGATTGAACAGGAAATTTCCAAAGAGGTGTGGGAGGCGTTCGAGAAACTGGTTTCGTTAGGCTTCAACAGCCACCTTATTGGCGGATGA
- a CDS encoding DUF6454 family protein produces the protein MKYLLSFWLITSQLLAQHSLIEKIKQLRPATEWSQTAAIRLQFPSFHPQGMVKIGEFFYMSSVEVTRKRRDSSDGGEGVGHLFKFDATGKLLGKITIGEGAMYHPGGIDFDGKYLWVPVAEYRPNSRSIIYKVEPESLTAQEVMRFDDHIGAIVHPPSSQTLSGASWGSRHFYHWNLDKTGAVITSTNTPEKQRISNPSFYIDYQDCHSISPNLMLCGGLQKFKKNDGTTLSLGGLEIVNLTDNRPVFQVPLLLWSPTGAPMTNNPFYIESTAKGLRAYFVPDDDAASTLFVYEAALK, from the coding sequence ATGAAATACCTACTCTCCTTTTGGCTCATCACGAGTCAGCTTTTAGCCCAACATTCCCTTATCGAAAAAATCAAGCAATTGCGCCCAGCCACCGAATGGTCGCAAACTGCCGCTATTCGGCTACAATTCCCTAGTTTTCACCCCCAAGGAATGGTCAAAATTGGGGAGTTTTTTTACATGAGCTCAGTCGAAGTAACCCGAAAACGCCGCGATTCAAGTGATGGTGGCGAAGGAGTTGGACACCTTTTTAAATTTGACGCTACGGGTAAATTATTGGGCAAAATTACCATCGGCGAAGGCGCTATGTATCACCCTGGTGGTATTGATTTTGACGGAAAGTACCTCTGGGTGCCCGTCGCCGAATACCGACCCAACAGCCGCTCCATCATTTATAAAGTAGAACCAGAGTCACTAACCGCCCAAGAAGTAATGCGGTTTGATGACCACATTGGCGCTATTGTACATCCCCCTTCATCCCAAACGCTGTCGGGTGCAAGTTGGGGTTCTCGCCATTTTTACCACTGGAATTTAGATAAAACTGGGGCAGTAATTACCTCCACAAATACCCCTGAAAAACAACGCATTAGCAATCCTTCTTTTTATATTGATTACCAAGATTGTCATTCAATAAGCCCAAACCTTATGCTCTGCGGCGGTTTGCAAAAATTCAAAAAAAACGATGGGACAACGCTTAGTTTGGGCGGATTAGAAATTGTCAACCTCACCGACAATCGGCCCGTTTTTCAGGTTCCACTTTTACTTTGGTCGCCTACGGGTGCGCCCATGACCAACAATCCATTTTACATCGAATCAACGGCAAAGGGCCTGCGCGCCTATTTTGTCCCCGACGACGATGCCGCTTCTACCCTGTTTGTCTATGAAGCCGCTTTGAAGTAG
- a CDS encoding 1-acyl-sn-glycerol-3-phosphate acyltransferase, whose translation MSHRTFSYSLLRAYVRFWHNTIFYRQVEIKNFPSHLSPDAPLLIISNHQNTLMDALAIVLNVGKRQPYFLTRADLFKKDTVRKLLMSLKMLPVYRLRDGVDEMQQNDEIFQTCVNILSTGGTLAAFPEGNHGVQYHLRPFKKGLARIAFRAETEHDWKVNLQILPCGLYYSHCQKMGERLVLNFGEPFKVSDYRADYEQNQPRTLTQITRRMSDEIKALMLHIDDLPHHDTIKWLTDKESRKVGDMLTHILQKSEELSSLKVNEPEVYAQKIEEASAERKRLSCQGIEAEIAGQPQPSFVALLLKTLGMIGTLPIWLYGTINSGIAYGIPFLMTKKLKDPQFSSAFRIVLFALVTFPLVWLLQTGIVWAVTDFKTAAVYALLLAPTGYFAHRWARWWSETMQQWKLR comes from the coding sequence ATGTCGCACCGCACTTTTTCTTACAGCCTTTTAAGGGCTTATGTTCGTTTTTGGCACAATACTATTTTTTATCGTCAAGTAGAAATTAAGAATTTTCCGTCGCATTTATCGCCAGATGCGCCGTTGTTGATTATTTCCAACCACCAAAATACCCTGATGGATGCCTTGGCGATTGTACTCAACGTCGGCAAACGCCAACCTTACTTTTTGACCCGAGCCGATTTGTTTAAAAAAGATACCGTTCGGAAATTATTGATGTCCCTAAAAATGCTACCCGTGTATCGTTTGCGGGATGGAGTGGACGAAATGCAGCAAAATGACGAAATTTTTCAAACCTGCGTCAATATTTTAAGTACTGGCGGTACATTGGCGGCATTTCCCGAAGGAAACCACGGCGTTCAGTATCACCTTCGGCCGTTTAAGAAAGGACTGGCGCGTATCGCTTTTCGGGCAGAAACAGAGCACGATTGGAAGGTGAATTTGCAAATCCTTCCCTGCGGATTGTACTATTCGCATTGCCAAAAAATGGGGGAGAGGCTAGTGCTAAATTTTGGTGAGCCTTTTAAAGTAAGCGACTATCGGGCTGATTATGAGCAAAATCAGCCACGCACATTGACCCAAATTACCCGTCGGATGTCGGACGAAATCAAAGCATTGATGTTACACATTGATGACTTGCCCCACCACGATACGATAAAATGGTTAACCGACAAAGAAAGTCGTAAAGTGGGGGATATGTTGACTCATATTTTACAAAAATCGGAAGAGCTTTCGAGTCTAAAAGTCAATGAGCCAGAGGTATATGCCCAAAAAATAGAAGAGGCATCGGCGGAGAGAAAGCGGCTTTCGTGCCAAGGAATTGAGGCTGAGATTGCGGGACAACCCCAGCCTTCGTTCGTTGCTTTGCTGTTGAAAACCTTGGGAATGATTGGTACATTGCCTATTTGGCTTTATGGTACAATCAACAGCGGTATTGCTTACGGGATTCCTTTTTTGATGACAAAAAAATTAAAAGACCCGCAGTTTTCGAGTGCATTTAGGATTGTACTTTTTGCCCTTGTTACATTTCCTTTGGTATGGTTGCTGCAAACGGGCATTGTATGGGCTGTAACTGATTTTAAAACCGCCGCCGTTTATGCCCTTTTGCTGGCTCCTACGGGCTACTTTGCGCACCGTTGGGCGCGTTGGTGGAGCGAGACGATGCAGCAGTGGAAACTTCGTTAG